The Sulfurospirillum halorespirans DSM 13726 genome has a window encoding:
- a CDS encoding metallophosphoesterase: MFRLSFAFAAIAVLSLINFYSYKRFLKRLDIFCKIQGVIKWVMIAMTLCEIFYFAVLRLDNLDPILYLLFSAMIGVSFMLFCVAIVYDLFQIPYAKIPHDYSRRLFIKMVFDVTMLILAFSYIAKGFLNGMKAPRVKEVDVYIDGLKSELSIVQITDLHIGKTLGKDFMDAVVKQINALDADIVVITGDLVDMPVNQIGDKLDSLRSIESRLGVYYVPGNHEYFYGVNAIMDHVRSLGVHVLSNRSIVINHAINLAGVMDMMGKRFDFEPPDLAKALLHVKPELPTILLAHQPKFVNEINDEKIDLILSGHTHGGQIFPFGLLVLLDQPYLSGLYQHSKQTQIFVSNGAGYWGPAVRILAPSEIVKLTLKVKKV, encoded by the coding sequence ATGTTTCGCCTCTCGTTCGCATTTGCCGCCATTGCGGTGCTTTCCCTCATTAATTTTTACAGTTACAAGCGCTTTTTAAAGCGCTTGGACATTTTTTGCAAGATTCAAGGCGTGATTAAATGGGTGATGATTGCCATGACATTATGCGAAATTTTTTACTTTGCCGTCTTGCGTTTAGACAATCTTGATCCGATTTTATACCTGCTTTTTTCCGCAATGATCGGTGTTTCGTTTATGCTCTTTTGCGTGGCGATTGTCTACGATCTGTTTCAAATTCCTTATGCGAAAATCCCTCATGACTATTCAAGACGGCTGTTTATCAAGATGGTTTTTGATGTCACGATGCTTATTTTGGCGTTTTCCTACATCGCCAAAGGGTTTCTGAATGGCATGAAAGCGCCTCGTGTTAAGGAGGTGGATGTTTATATCGACGGGCTGAAATCGGAGCTGAGTATTGTTCAGATCACCGATTTGCACATCGGTAAAACCCTTGGTAAAGACTTTATGGATGCTGTGGTGAAGCAGATCAATGCGCTTGATGCTGACATTGTCGTGATTACAGGCGATTTAGTCGATATGCCTGTGAATCAAATTGGCGATAAACTCGACTCCCTCCGCTCCATCGAGAGTCGTTTGGGCGTGTACTATGTGCCGGGGAATCATGAGTATTTTTACGGGGTCAACGCGATTATGGATCATGTTCGCTCTTTGGGCGTGCACGTGCTCTCCAATCGCTCCATCGTCATCAATCATGCGATCAACCTTGCAGGTGTCATGGATATGATGGGCAAACGTTTCGACTTTGAGCCACCCGATCTTGCCAAAGCGCTTTTACATGTAAAGCCAGAATTGCCGACGATTTTGCTTGCCCATCAGCCAAAATTTGTTAACGAGATCAACGATGAAAAGATCGATCTGATCCTAAGCGGTCACACGCATGGTGGGCAAATTTTCCCTTTTGGGCTCTTGGTGCTTTTAGATCAGCCTTATCTCAGTGGGCTGTATCAGCACTCCAAACAGACCCAAATTTTTGTTAGCAATGGGGCGGGTTATTGGGGACCAGCGGTGCGTATTTTAGCTCCAAGTGAAATTGTCAAACTTACTCTCAAAGTCAAAAAAGTATGA
- a CDS encoding alanine/glycine:cation symporter family protein: MEMIEKWVAILSGIVWGAPMLVLLVGTGIYLTIILKGMQFWALPHALKLIFHKEPDGEGEISHFAALMTALAATVGIGNIVGVATAITLGGPGAVFWMWMTGLVGMATKYSEAVLAVKYRQHSHHHGFKGGPMYYLTYGLNMPKLGMAFAIFTAIAAFGIGNMTQANAVAQILYTEMAIPTWITGVVLLTLTAVVILGGIKSIGNFTSFLVPFMILIYVSVSLVILAMNLDKLGGAFELIFYHAFNPIAAGGGFVGATMAAAIRYGVARGVFSNESGLGSAPIAAAAAKTNDPVRQALVSMTQTFIDTLVVCTMTALIILISPFWQQGISPSALTMQSFQLYLGSFGGVVVIISTVLFAYSTILGWSYYGEKAFEYIFGERFIRLYRVLFIAGVMVGSMLKLEFVWNFSDLTNGLMAIPNLIALLLLSKVISAESKRYFESLK; the protein is encoded by the coding sequence ATGGAAATGATTGAAAAATGGGTTGCAATCCTCTCAGGTATTGTTTGGGGTGCTCCTATGTTGGTTTTGTTGGTTGGTACGGGAATTTACTTGACGATTATTTTAAAAGGGATGCAGTTTTGGGCATTGCCGCATGCGTTAAAGCTTATTTTTCACAAAGAGCCTGATGGCGAGGGTGAAATCAGTCACTTTGCTGCACTCATGACAGCCCTTGCGGCAACCGTGGGTATTGGTAACATTGTAGGGGTTGCTACGGCAATTACACTTGGCGGACCCGGAGCGGTTTTTTGGATGTGGATGACAGGGCTTGTGGGGATGGCGACCAAATACTCGGAAGCCGTACTCGCAGTGAAATACCGTCAACATAGTCACCACCATGGTTTCAAAGGTGGCCCGATGTACTACCTCACCTACGGTCTTAACATGCCAAAATTGGGTATGGCATTTGCTATTTTTACCGCCATTGCGGCATTTGGTATTGGCAATATGACCCAAGCCAATGCGGTTGCGCAGATCTTATACACGGAAATGGCCATTCCGACATGGATTACGGGTGTGGTTCTGCTTACGTTAACTGCAGTGGTTATTTTAGGTGGCATTAAATCCATCGGAAACTTTACCTCCTTTCTGGTACCGTTTATGATTTTGATTTATGTCTCTGTCTCTTTGGTTATTTTAGCGATGAACCTCGATAAATTGGGTGGCGCTTTTGAGTTGATTTTCTACCATGCGTTCAATCCAATTGCCGCAGGTGGCGGATTTGTCGGTGCTACGATGGCAGCGGCTATTCGTTATGGTGTCGCGCGTGGCGTATTTTCCAACGAATCAGGTCTAGGATCTGCTCCTATTGCAGCAGCCGCTGCTAAAACGAACGATCCTGTGCGTCAAGCATTGGTCAGCATGACTCAAACGTTTATTGATACGTTGGTTGTCTGTACGATGACAGCACTGATTATCTTGATCTCTCCATTTTGGCAACAAGGTATAAGCCCGAGTGCGCTAACGATGCAGAGTTTTCAGCTCTATCTTGGCTCTTTTGGTGGGGTTGTGGTCATTATTTCAACCGTACTATTTGCCTATTCGACGATTTTGGGATGGAGTTATTACGGTGAAAAAGCATTTGAATATATTTTTGGTGAGCGTTTCATCCGCTTGTACAGAGTTTTATTTATCGCGGGCGTCATGGTCGGCTCGATGCTGAAACTCGAATTTGTATGGAATTTTTCAGACCTTACCAATGGTTTGATGGCGATTCCTAACCTCATAGCGCTTCTGCTTCTCTCTAAAGTCATTTCGGCTGAGAGTAAGCGCTATTTTGAGAGCCTCAAGTAA